A single Cyprinus carpio isolate SPL01 chromosome A6, ASM1834038v1, whole genome shotgun sequence DNA region contains:
- the LOC109065433 gene encoding insulin-like growth factor-binding protein 5 translates to MLISLYTLMTFVWGLPGFSASYVPCEPCDQKAMSMCPPVRMGCQVVKEPGCGCCLTCALTEGQACGVYTGTCGQGLRCLPRNGEEKPLHALLYGKGVCMNEKQGVYKPLPRDRESHEDAHVAEVTEDLLPQAKVPLFQRDHINSKKAQARRNDQKRQEAKLRIRGNFEYPLFRKDNHQSDIGPCRRKLDGIIQRMKDTSRIMALSLYLPNCDKKGFFKRKQCKPSRGRKRGICWCVNKHGVQMPGTDFNGGNIQCKDLESNSNNNE, encoded by the exons ATGCTGATAAGTTTGTATACTCTGATGACATTTGTATGGGGACTACCCGGCTTTTCGGCCTCGTACGTTCCCTGTGAGCCGTGCGATCAGAAGGCGATGTCCATGTGTCCTCCGGTGCGGATGGGGTGTCAGGTGGTGAAGGAGCCCGGCTGTGGATGCTGCTTGACCTGCGCACTGACCGAGGGGCAAGCGTGTGGAGTCTACACGGGCACTTGTGGACAGGGTCTGCGCTGCTTACCTCGAAACGGGGAGGAAAAGCCGCTGCATGCTCTGCTTTACGGCAAAGGAGTTTGCATGAACGAGAAACAAGGTGTATACAAACCATTGCCTAGAG ATCGTGAGTCACATGAAGACGCCCACGTTGCAGAGGTAACAGAGGATCTTCTTCCCCAGGCTAAAGTTCCATTATTCCAACGAGACCACATTAACAGCAAGAAGGCACAGGCCAGGCGAAATGATCAGAAGAGACAGGAGGCTAAACTCAGGATCAGGGGCAATTTTGAATACCCGCTCTTCAGAAAGGACAATCATCAGTCTGACATT GGTCCATGCCGAAGAAAGCTGGATGGAATCATCCAGAGGATGAAGGACACCTCCAGAATCATGGCTCTTTCACTGTACCTGCCTAACTGTGATAAGAAAGGCTTCTTCAAGCGCAAACAG TGTAAACCCTCCAGGGGGCGCAAGCGAGGCATCTGCTGGTGTGTAAACAAGCACGGAGTTCAGATGCCGGGCACTGACTTTAATGGAGGCAACATCCAATGCAAAGATCTTGaaagcaacagcaacaacaacgaATGA